Proteins from a single region of Strix aluco isolate bStrAlu1 chromosome 5, bStrAlu1.hap1, whole genome shotgun sequence:
- the GXYLT1 gene encoding glucoside xylosyltransferase 1 isoform X4: MYKNLSVSFWNSYWMLPSDVCGMNCFWEAAFRYNYMKTHPSEKMHLAVVACGERLEETVTMLRSAIIFSIKPLQFHIFAEDQLHKSFKDILDDFPYEGRVNYTLYPITFPTESAAEWKKLFKPCASQRLFLPLILKNVDSLLYVDTDILFLRPVDDIWSFLGKFNSTQIAAMAPEHEEPRIGWYNRFARHPYYGVTGINSGVMLMNMTRIRRKYFKNDMTPVRLQWGEILMPLLKKYKLNITWGDQDLLNIMFFHNPESLYVFPCQWNYRPDHCIYGSNCKEAEEEGIFILHGNRGVYHDDKQPTFRAVYEAIKNYSFGDDLVHSLLQPLELELQKTMHTYCGRVYKMFIKQLTKSIRHLYARRSKGR; encoded by the exons ATACAATTATATGAAAACACATCCTTCTGAGAAAATGCATCTAGCAGTGGTTGCCTGTGGTGAAAGACTGGAGGAGACTGTTACTATGTTGAGATCAGCCATTATTTTCAGCATCAAACCTCTCCAGTTTCATATTTTTGCTGAGGACCAATTGCATAAGAGTTTCAAAGACATA CTTGATGACTTCCCCTATGAAGGAAGAGTTAATTACACGTTATATCCAATAACATTTCCAACAGAGAGTGCAGCAGAATGGAAGAAATTGTTTAAACCGTGTGCTTCGCAAAGGCTATTCTTGCCA TTAATCCTCAAAAATGTGGATTCGCTACTGTATGTTGATACTGACATCCTGTTTTTGAGACCCGTTGATGATATTTGGTCTTTTCTGGGAAAGTTCAACTCCACACAAATTGCTGCAATGGCACCAGAACATGAAGAGCCTCGTATCGGGTGGTATAATCGCTTTGCTAGACATCCCTATTATGGTGTAACTGGAATAAATTCTGGAGTCATGTTAATGAATATGACACGTAtcagaagaaagtatttcaag AATGATATGACACCAGTCCGATTACAGTGGGGAGAAATTCTTATGCCATTGTTGAAGAAGTACAAGCTGAACATAACATGGGGCGATCAGGATCTATTGAACATTATGTTTTTTCACAATCCAG aaagtCTTTATGTCTTTCCTTGCCAATGGAATTATCGGCCTGACCACTGCATCTATGGAAGCAATTGTAAGGAAGCTGAAGAAGAAGGTATATTTATTCTTCATGGAAACAGAGGTGTTTACCATGATGATAAACAACCGACTTTTAGGGCTGTCTATGAAGCAATAAAAAAT TATTCATTTGGAGATGATCTGGTTCATTCCCTGTTGCAGCCCCTAGAACTGGAATTACAGAAAACCATGCATACGTACTGTGGAAGAGTATACAAAATGTTCATAAAGCAGCTAACAAAAAGTATAAGACACTTGTATGCCAGAAGATCAAAGGGAAGGTGA
- the GXYLT1 gene encoding glucoside xylosyltransferase 1 isoform X5, whose protein sequence is MKTHPSEKMHLAVVACGERLEETVTMLRSAIIFSIKPLQFHIFAEDQLHKSFKDILDDFPYEGRVNYTLYPITFPTESAAEWKKLFKPCASQRLFLPLILKNVDSLLYVDTDILFLRPVDDIWSFLGKFNSTQIAAMAPEHEEPRIGWYNRFARHPYYGVTGINSGVMLMNMTRIRRKYFKNDMTPVRLQWGEILMPLLKKYKLNITWGDQDLLNIMFFHNPESLYVFPCQWNYRPDHCIYGSNCKEAEEEGIFILHGNRGVYHDDKQPTFRAVYEAIKNYSFGDDLVHSLLQPLELELQKTMHTYCGRVYKMFIKQLTKSIRHLYARRSKGR, encoded by the exons ATGAAAACACATCCTTCTGAGAAAATGCATCTAGCAGTGGTTGCCTGTGGTGAAAGACTGGAGGAGACTGTTACTATGTTGAGATCAGCCATTATTTTCAGCATCAAACCTCTCCAGTTTCATATTTTTGCTGAGGACCAATTGCATAAGAGTTTCAAAGACATA CTTGATGACTTCCCCTATGAAGGAAGAGTTAATTACACGTTATATCCAATAACATTTCCAACAGAGAGTGCAGCAGAATGGAAGAAATTGTTTAAACCGTGTGCTTCGCAAAGGCTATTCTTGCCA TTAATCCTCAAAAATGTGGATTCGCTACTGTATGTTGATACTGACATCCTGTTTTTGAGACCCGTTGATGATATTTGGTCTTTTCTGGGAAAGTTCAACTCCACACAAATTGCTGCAATGGCACCAGAACATGAAGAGCCTCGTATCGGGTGGTATAATCGCTTTGCTAGACATCCCTATTATGGTGTAACTGGAATAAATTCTGGAGTCATGTTAATGAATATGACACGTAtcagaagaaagtatttcaag AATGATATGACACCAGTCCGATTACAGTGGGGAGAAATTCTTATGCCATTGTTGAAGAAGTACAAGCTGAACATAACATGGGGCGATCAGGATCTATTGAACATTATGTTTTTTCACAATCCAG aaagtCTTTATGTCTTTCCTTGCCAATGGAATTATCGGCCTGACCACTGCATCTATGGAAGCAATTGTAAGGAAGCTGAAGAAGAAGGTATATTTATTCTTCATGGAAACAGAGGTGTTTACCATGATGATAAACAACCGACTTTTAGGGCTGTCTATGAAGCAATAAAAAAT TATTCATTTGGAGATGATCTGGTTCATTCCCTGTTGCAGCCCCTAGAACTGGAATTACAGAAAACCATGCATACGTACTGTGGAAGAGTATACAAAATGTTCATAAAGCAGCTAACAAAAAGTATAAGACACTTGTATGCCAGAAGATCAAAGGGAAGGTGA